In Nicotiana tabacum cultivar K326 chromosome 17, ASM71507v2, whole genome shotgun sequence, one DNA window encodes the following:
- the LOC107803893 gene encoding trans-resveratrol di-O-methyltransferase-like, translating to MSHKPTVNHMTKKRVSCHNSEHAIKSLVQYINIKIAHVSHLPSFSNNYRELPELIMETDNINELFKAQAHIYKHAFGYANSMALNCAIHLGIPDIIHNHRKPITLPELVSALKLPSSKSIGIYRLMRLLAHSGFFATAKIDENSETEGYILTTPSRLLLKSEFPNLSPCVRVMIDPIVVTPWQLMLEWFHNKNEEATAFETAHGVPMWEFCAQNPRFDKDFNEGMASDSQMMRLVVKDCKEVFEGMNSLVDVGGGIGIIAKTIFEAFPHLKCTVLDLQHVVANMPQSENLSYVGGDMFQSIPHADAILLKHVLHSWRDEDCVKLLKKCREAVAENEEGRKGKVLIIDMILNRNEEEPDMTEVKLMFDMWMAMVFTAKERTEEEWGKLFLEAGFTRYNIRPIFGLRSLIEVFP from the exons ATGTCacacaagccaacagtgaaccaTATGACAAAGAAAAGAGTGAGTTGTCACAATTCTGAGCATGCCATCAAAAGCCTAGTTCAATACATAAACATAAAGATAGCTCATGTATCACACTTGCCTAGTTTCAGCAACAATTATAGAGAACTTCCTGAGCTAATAATGGAAACAGATAATATTAATGAGTTGTTCAAAGCACAGGCTCATATCTACAAGCATGCATTTGGTTATGCAAATTCCATGGCCTTGAATTGTGCCATTCATCTAGGCATACCAGATATTATACATAACCACAGAAAACCAATCACTCTTCCTGAGCTAGTTTCAGCACTCAAACTTCCCTCATCAAAATCAATAGGCATTTATCGACTAATGCGCCTGTTGGCGCACTCTGGATTCTTTGCTACAGCAAAGATCGACGAAAACTCAGAGACAGAGGGATATATTTTGACAACTCCTTCAAGGCTGCTTCTTAAGAGTGAATTCCCAAACTTGTCACCTTGCGTTAGAGTAATGATTGACCCTATCGTTGTCACTCCTTGGCAACTAATGCTTGAATGGTTTCACAATAAGAATGAAGAAGCCACAGCATTTGAGACAGCCCATGGGGTACCTATGTGGGAATTTTGTGCACAAAATCCAAGATTCGACAAAGATTTCAATGAAGGAATGGCTAGTGATTCCCAAATGATGAGATTAGTTGTCAAGGATTGTAAGGAAGTTTTTGAGGGGATGAACTCATTGGTTGATGTTGGAGGGGGCATTGGGATTATAGCTAAGACCATTTTTGAGGCATTTCCTCACTTGAAGTGCACTGTCCTTGATCTTCAACATGTTGTTGCCAACATGCCACAAAGTGAGAATTTAAGCTATGTTGGAGGGGATATGTTTCAATCTATTCCTCACGCTGATGCCATTTTGCTTAAG CATGTATTGCACAGTTGGAGAGATGAGGATTGTGTCAAGCTACTGAAGAAATGCAGAGAAGCTGTTGCAGAGAATGAAGAgggaagaaaagggaaggtcCTTATCATTGACATGATATTGAATAGAAATGAAGAAGAGCCAGACATGACTGAAGTGAAGCTCATGTTTGACATGTGGATGGCAATGGTTTTTACTGCAAAAGAAAGAACTGAGGAAGAATGGGGAAAGCTATTCCTTGAAGCTGGCTTTACTCGTTACAATATAAGACCAATCTTTGGCCTTAGGTCTCTTATTGAAGTTTTCCCTTGA
- the LOC107803892 gene encoding trans-resveratrol di-O-methyltransferase-like: MEANDVPTASEMFLAQAHIYKHTFHFANSMVLRCAIQLGIPDIIHSHKQPTTLSELVSELKLPPAKSNGIHRLMRLLVYSGFFATKKLDENSETQEGYVLTASSKLLLKSEIPNLSPFARAMLDPIMVNPWHSLGDWFLGNEATPFETAYGTPLWEYCDQNPGFNKVINEAMASDSEMMSLVVKDCKLVFEEVDSLVDVGGGTGVIAKTILAAFPHLKCTVLDLPHVVANMPDTENLKYVGGDMFQSIPPAGAFLFKLVMHDWNDEDCVKMLKRCREAMRDKNEGRKGKVIIIDIVLNGDEEEADMTQLKLIFDVLMMVYLPGRERTEKEWEKIFLEAGFMTFKITPVFGLRSLIEVFP, translated from the exons ATGGAAGCCAATGATGTGCCAACAGCTAGTGAAATGTTCCTAGCTCAGGCTCATATCTACAAGCATACCTTCCATTTTGCAAATTCCATGGTTCTTCGTTGTGCAATTCAGTTAGGCATACCGGATATAATTCATAGTCATAAGCAGCCAACGACTCTCTCTGAGTTAGTTTCAGAGCTGAAACTTCCTCCTGCAAAATCAAATGGAATTCATCGACTGATGCGTCTGTTGGTATACTCTGGTTTTTTTGCTACTAAAAAGCTTGATGAAAACTCAGAAACACAAGAAGGGTACGTTCTTACAGCTTCTTCTAAGCTGCTTTTGAAGAGTGAAATCCCAAATTTGTCACCTTTTGCCAGAGCAATGCTTGATCCTATTATGGTTAATCCATGGCATTCTTTAGGCGATTGGTTTCTTGGAAATGAAGCCACCCCATTTGAAACAGCATATGGTACACCCTTGTGGGAATATTGTGACCAAAATCCAGGATTCAACAAAGTTATCAATGAAGCTATGGCTAGTGATTCCGAAATGATGAGTTTGGTAGTGAAGGACTGCAAACTAGTTTTTGAAGAGGTGGATTCCTTGGTTGATGTCGGAGGTGGCACTGGTGTTATTGCTAAGACTATTTTGGCTGCATTTCCTCATCTAAAATGCACAGTTTTAGACCTCCCTCATGTTGTTGCTAACATGCCGGATACAGAAAATTTGAAATATGTGGGAGGTGACATGTTTCAGTCCATTCCCCCTGCTGGTGCTTTTTTGTTTAAG CTGGTTATGCATGATTGGAATGATGAGGATTGTGTGAAGATGCTAAAGAGATGCAGAGAAGCTATGAGGGATAAAAATgaaggaagaaaagggaaggtcatTATCATTGACATAGTGCTGAatggagatgaagaagaagcagacatgACTCAACTCAAGCTCATTTTTGATGTATTGATGATGGTATATCTCCCTGGAAGAGAGAGAACTGAGAAAGAATGGGAAAAGATATTCCTTGAGGCTGGATTCATGACCTTCAAGATTACCCCTGTCTTTGGCCTAAGGTCCCTTATTGAAGTTTTTCCTTAA